A window of the Besnoitia besnoiti strain Bb-Ger1 chromosome VI, whole genome shotgun sequence genome harbors these coding sequences:
- a CDS encoding hypothetical protein (encoded by transcript BESB_065160), whose protein sequence is MDGKTRRERGRREGNVLLLRSLLLLESHSVDPRVVFSLHSLGYLSSAAEVLANPSSSPPHPSSLSCSASPRSLSSLWSVPPASSRLRGACLESVRRLLATERTKETAALAALATYDLPASSSRKPPAHWGWSAENLLDDFGLEDGDSNVVFASDSTASDPEEASRGNDHSVGTLDACACDQGRDSPSGNSEPCVLLASVYVTTASKKGRGRKKKPSVVGIDFEARLVPLHHSASGGFAHVSVGLCGIRGLPPSFCLQAQEVISRTSALFAPLPFSALCAYAAPDGEPGSRQQRGAAVTQQRRDGGAPQLAREASAAQRPREAADNVGDTKRRTGEGGEPDEELEREAIFGASLEIVQKILRTAAAVETLLLAGHGAQGGQAPSGDTTSIALGDAPILKAPAKMTGEGGCASPPDESISRGDAGGTEEREVFEAKEKKKGRHRVSFVAAPADGASAPSSLGRRAPSGPSTRETNRQAEGERNPSLANASSAAGSSGAEKRQGKAENGVFARDSPHELTRAANGSNVLWKRELQRDSEACTHSVGGSGGAESGSIEDDRTASPGAIVEAPASRARAASAVASRSASVLSSSPAPRAQRPRQPAAGLGSQALSGDAGGSCWGPVGGSGMRQQLSGATAMVQASRASTHTPMLSSQGGNVSHKAVEMASSASGPEASATSHQGSLARLSPPNLSDSGPARRGGDGSHSEGASLFAGLAAQQHGVPVSPAHLSDLRQHLAGRGVSDAPVIAEWYAARSDRHALDTVKCGHSDLQEVGDAAEARGDREGSESTLAARGRPDVAHGGDRYMQGQCAAAGETETVLDIIHEEGGDEDLQGARGGTCERSREGRCCETMPSQNERDNGAAHAELRGQSSIRELQDPANKADEENGEGTEKAKAEGEALRGPEPGRCSAAEMPRHGRGARREVRDDIDTAEKGKRKTEEATASRYQTEFIELQQLGSGGFGSVTKVRQRQGGGLFAVKRIPLLAARPRRRQPSFPLSAPRRERGLSPLDGARPGYGLTLSGRGGRREDPERDRGAARSFSEHRGEDEKCLADCPISGRDRTPAQLALWAGGVHAQKRDLEARKKRAGIRARSSDGCEERRGRGEEPRIRNEVEGLPGARGAGRGRCGFEGRRDDEGFEDSDADTAISYMAEATVLAKLNHKHVVRYYDAWLESTPAPPEASEASAGRREEAWNGEDKQPTTCLFILMEYCPGRTLREAIDSGLLQLPARRERRVRRRDKPKAGEGGAPVAAAEESEVGDGGGPASPGDPRRPGSAALRAAASRPAGEEGESPTAEPPAHTGLDDEDCEEDDSDEEDEEAEEARRRAAEMGLHGLKWRLTRDLVGGVAYMHSLGVIHRDLKPSNIFLKAEHGRLCVKIGDFGLMTTVLKGGQSSLSAERARCFSSSPSHGRGSSENLHHATTPTTPRSRTASSFSSHGVCCDVKPEFQNASLPPLQRLPLLLSMASLPGSHVTSNTPSLRLSAGVGTVYYMAPEQATGSRYDQKADIFSLGVVLFELWAPPFTTAMERASVLGQLTLNHEQQLHALLPRGGARAGDVHAVPAPGDGARGAEGREDAGGNALPPAPALRPRQQRRRQQRELVRLQRTEQGEQAERKPHAHKAESASSPAQPARGAGKAPWAPPAVAAPAASPPLSVPPFDALAFLRRHVPAEVAPLMLAMIQQDPDRRPAADALLADDILLPLELSQALPSEAVNQCERNVLRSFALGHADADTEDDDPLLAARRERRRGKEATSSKKAPCATPGEGKADTAGSRRVRESSQPEAGDADPRARGADPEDEEEGDAEKGSLRWRARSASHDGDQAGGKQKRKDGRGRGGGGFDGDDGDRLPRLGGANERHEGDWQREKDARGGARKGLHPDAALREETDIVSDCVSAPSRGIGLREEPKEKKKEKKKKRAAERGDEVRLLEIGRTRGTDASESGDFVCADVGEFDVGDERRGGGRAVKKGEEDRKVALKTLPSQMHPFKLIYDVIASYPFSNEAVQVMATLLNRHEDEAALHQFLLLKRSLASEHVLLYRIQQFTRGLIRQHCATCFERRGATQMSLPVFLPLTGRLAGSLSSIRRLLRHSKLIFDLKGKQDDLQRKADDALQKKKGLLGKRLPAGALDSDGKGGGLDLAGPPEGAQQSEAVALERSTPELNAASKQRATSGTTPSSSGYPSSTPSAFSSFFSSSFSSAGHAASAAASYALLESQGVPPPHLFATSLFRPFLVPPQPFLPAFSAPQTSAASSFSFSLPFDCLPIHTAVAPAAAGVCTPDAGAAAAAATVEELLTAEHFSSPGKGVVLLLDAAATPLILPFSLFHGAAAEAAGKADHNAHGGLPVVQRRWAFGPTYIKADCIGGRPSRLPPARGPREDREGNEDEGRAGESRKSKKSGREVDDAAAACGGVGMAGCVRCRRMKIGASGDKGASCFFPGDEKRSRRAARGQGSSAQPCKAEEDASWSLAASSTSFAPHEVYAALYDLVVDLDAFRNWDEEFGECFAVCGEDAVPPRRRGEKDRDQLESKHPGKSLIPGAFFDAEVVSAAADVLAPLAMVSAADAGSQTAGTRLLLVWTLADLLPTILQHLILIPEDRVRFFTSWLRVQAKSGTLTKAALQAHLRAVFLYSDDSVVAAAGAGGGCSDLLAPATAGGGAAEADDGASAGVEEGEGGSRSAEDEERILLQLLQKERDENFVRQQAEVLWTLLGIHGETPEDTITKLVAFVLSMDRSYEDSLALLAQSDPSLSSFEKHLGPLGAFSLDGRGELDDAHAQRRGRSASHDAPLVASFSSLSSPILQQLRLLRVQQQLLSQIEGFPPEQQRFDLFLPFDTAQYAHGLVFYILGASIARAASTTPGGGGGGGGAASGLGGSAGNLVNASFLSTYSAGFPNEKTAAFAGARDGGQAASASSLHGGVPRGGSANLDGGRPGAPHATLHHGPSTRHSKAGGSAAASKHAASQQALLALRFASQQMREVLACGGRYDALLEEVRMQGIGEDGDRARGGADLGPVGREGGAARDKRRRNMSVSGVELAAECIGKRLLLLGQQDPTRLVFSDDVHRSASLAASALGVSSPGSVAFPSPFSPFAFREGERTGDARAQAALLETGGASGAASLATKHEVNSHLAGHPSSSFASGAVSAAGGPAALAAAGGEGALHAGAGSPYDSSTFRGNLRSQSLAGHFALSGATASDQREGRASLSATGSGGAFACAAGGGGDGREREGREFDGRSFGNVSRVRSISGGHEERKLAGVLESARRIGVSLKQLFYGAPKWSNKPEVLICVVCQPHPERGQLLPSASKAGGDAETKQRRDGARAEAFLATKAYELRMRLLRTGVTCEIRWISSAERQRLKRPVRRQAWNAATHRPSSAGAASSPNAPASRDLLQWILFLASSASSLSSMAPSASGAGTRAPSVASSGDGEARERREDAQAAVADCGARSKLFALLQEAVAATEGQRMPAPRPSRAEDDVQLVNDLDLHIHIEHLAGDDASQDLRSVDDAVASLATAVGAVRPCRGDAAASNEKLGCARL, encoded by the exons GGCGACTCCAACGTCGTCTTTGCTTCAGACTCCACGGCTAGCGACCCTGAGGAGGCGTCCCGGGGGA ACGACCACAGCGTTGGGACTTTagacgcgtgcgcctgcgacCAGGGGCGAGACTCACCCAGCGGCAACTCAGAGCCGTGTGTCCTTCTCGCGTCTGTCTACGTCACGACCGCCTCCAAGAAAGGACGCGgtcggaagaagaagccgagcGTTGTTGGGATCGATttcgaggcgcgcctcgtgcCTCTGCACCACAG CGCCTCGGGAGGCTTTGCGCATGTCAGCGTCGGGCTCTGCGGCATCAGGGGGCTGCCCCCTTCGTTCTGTCTGCAAGCGCAAGAAGTGATCTCACGCACAtctgcgctcttcgcgccttTGCCTTTCTCCGCGCTTTGCGCGTACGCGGCTCCAGACGGAGAGCCTGGaagccgccagcagcgggGCGCCGCAGTCACTCAGCAGCGACGTGACGGCGGTGCCCCGCAGCTCGCACGCGAGGCAAGCGCAGCTCAGCGTccacgcgaggcggcggacaaCGTGGGAGACACGAAGCGGAGGACAGGCGAGGGGGGCGAGCCTGATGAGGAGCTGGAGCGCGAAGCGATCTTTGGCGCGAGTCTGGAGATTGTCCAAAAGATCCTGAgaactgcagcagctgtagagacgctgctgctcgcgggGCACGGCGCGCAGGGGGGGCAGGCCCCCTCAGGCGACACGACCAGCATCGCTCTCGGGGACGCCCCGATCTTgaaggcgcccgcgaagatGAC GGGTgaaggcggctgcgcgtcgccaccTGATGAATCCATTTCTCGGGGTGATGCAGGGGGGACAGAGGAACGGGAAGTCttcgaggcgaaggagaagaagaaaggccgACACCGCGTCTCTTTTGTAGCCGCTCCAGCGGACGGAGCCAGCGCACCCTCGTCCCTCGGAAGGCGCGCCCCTTCGGGTCCGTCGACTCGGGAGACGAACCGCCAGGCTGAGGGCGAGCGAAACCCATCGCTCGCAAACGCCTCGTCGGCCGCGGGAAGTTctggcgcggagaagcggcagGGGAAAGCCGAGAACGGAGTCTTTgcgcgcgactcgccgcATGAGCTCACACGGGCGGCGAACGGAAGCAATGTGCTCTGGAAGcgagagctgcagcgagacTCAGAAGCATGCACGCATTCAGTGGGGGGGAGTGGTGGAGCCGAAAGCGGAAGTATCGAGGACGACCGTACGGCGTCTCCAGGTGCGATAGTCGAAGCGCCCGCTTCTCGTGCGCGGGCGGCATCTGCTGTTGCCTCCCGCTCCGCGTCAgtcctttcttcttcgcctgcgcctcgtgcgCAAAGGCCTCGCCAACCCGCAGCTGGGCTAGGTTCTCAGGCGTTGTcgggagacgcgggcggGAGCTGCTGGGGCCCTGTCGGAGGGAGCGGGATGCGTCAACAGCTCTCTGGAGCGACAGCGATGgtgcaggcgagccgcgcgtctACACACACGCCCATGCTGTCTTCGCAGGGAGGAAACGTGTCGCACAAAGCAGTTGAAAtggcgtcttctgcttccgGTCCAGAGGCGTCGGCGACCAGCCATCAAGGAAGCCTTGcacgcctgtctccgcctaACCTGTCTGACTCAGGacctgcgcgacgaggcggcgacggcagccaTAGTGAAGGCGCTTCCCTATTCGCGGGCCTCGCAGCTCAGCAGCATGGAGTCCCGGTGTCGCCAGCGCATCTTAGTGATTTACGCCAACACCTCGCtggtcgcggcgtctccgatGCGCCTGTGATAGCAGAGTGGTACGCGGCACGCAGCGATCGGCATGCGCTAGACACGGTGAAGTGCGGGCACAGCGACCTGCAGGAAGTaggcgacgctgcagaggcgcgcggcgacagagagggaagCGAATCAACGCTGGCCGCCAGAGGACGCCCTGACGTTGCGCATGGAGGCGATAGATATATGCAAGGGcagtgcgccgccgcgggtgaAACGGAGACTGTGCTGGATATTATTCAtgaggagggcggagacgaagacttACAAGGTGCGAGGGGAGGGACCTGCGAGCGGTCCAGAGAGGGGCGGTGTTGCGAGACCATGCCTTCGCAGAACGAAAGAGACAATGGCGCAGCGCACGCCGAACTCAGAGGGCAGAGCTCGATTCGCGAGTTGCAGGACCCAGCGAATAAGGCCGACGAAGAAAATGGAGAGGGAACTgaaaaggcgaaggcagagggcgaggcgctgcgtggACCTGAACCAGGCAGATGTTCAGCCGCCGAAATGCCCCGGcacgggcgaggcgcccgacgcgaGGTCAGAGACGATATTGATACAGCAGAGAAAGGAAAGAGGAAaacagaggaggcgacggctaGCCGCTACCAAACTGAGTTTATTGAGCTCCAGCAACTCGGGTCAGGAGGCTTCGGCAGTGTGACGAAG GTTCGCCAACGTCAAGGCGGAGGCCTTTTTGCGGTCAAGCGCATTCcgctgctggctgcgcgtccgcggcggcggcagccctcATTCCCGCTCTCGGctccgcgcagagagagaggcctgtCGCCGCTCGACGGCGCCAGGCCCGGCTACGGCCTCACTTTGtcgggccgcggcgggcgccgcgaagacccGGAGCGCGAccggggcgcggcgcgcagcttctctgAGCACCGCGGGGAGGACGAGAAGTGTCTGGCGGACTGTCCGATTTCCGGCAGAGACcggacgcctgcgcagctggcCCTGTGGGCTGGCGGAGTCCacgcgcagaagcgcgacctcgaggcgcggaagaaacgGGCGGGCATccgggcgcgcagctccgACGGTTgtgaagagaggcgaggccgcggcgaggagccgcGAATCAGAAACGAAGTCGAGGGCCTTCCGGGCGCCAGGGGGGCAGGGCGGGGACGCTGCGGATTCgagggacgcagagacgacgagggctTTGAGGACTCCGACGCAGACACCGCAATATCGTACATGGCAGAAGCGACAGTGCTCGCGAAGCTGAACCACAAG CACGTTGTGCGGTACTACGACGCGTGGCTGGAAAGCACGCCCGCACCGCCTGAGGCCTCAGAGGCTTCGGCgggcaggcgagaggaggcgtggAACGGAGAAGACAAGCAGCCGACTACGTGTCTTTTCATTCTGATGGAGTATTGCCCTGGGCGCACCTTGCGCGAGGCGATCGATTCTGgtctcctgcagctgcccgcgcgccgagaaCGGCGCGTTCGCAGAAGGGACAAACCGaaggccggcgagggcggtGCCCCAGtagcggccgcagaggagtCAGAGGtgggcgacggaggcggacCTGCGTCCCCAGGCGACCCAAGGCGGCCGGGCTCTGCGGCACTgcgtgcggctgcctcgcggcccgcgggcgaggaaggcgagagtcCAACCGCTGAGCCACCGGCGCACACCGGGCTGGACGACGAGGAttgcgaagaagacgacagcgatgaggaggacgaggaggcggaagaagcacgccgacgcgcagctgAGATGGGCCTTCACGGACTCAAGTGGAGGCTAACCCGAGACCTGGTCGGGGGCGTCGCGTACATGCACTCGCTCGGCGTCATCCACCGCGACCTCAAACCGAGCAACATCTTCCTCAAGGCCGAACACGGCAGGCTCTGTGTCAAG ATTGGCGACTTCGGGTTGATGACGACTGTCTTAAAGGGCGGACAGTCTTCGTTGAGCGCGGAGCGTGCGCGgtgcttctcgtcttctccgtctcaCGGCCGTGGGAGCTCGGAGAATCTTCACCATGCCACCACGCCAACGACGCCACGCTCGCGAACCGCTTCTTCGTTCTCGTCTcacggcgtctgctgcgacgTGAAGCCGGAATTCCAGAAtgcgtcgcttccgcctctgcagcgcctgccgctcctGCTCTCAATGGCCTCGCTCCCGGGCTCCCACGTCACAAGCAACACGCCCTCCCTGCGGCTCTCCGCTGGCGTTGGAACAGTCTACTACATGGCGCCTGAGCAAGCGACAGGCTCGCG GTACGACCAGAAGGCGGATATCTTTTCGCTGGGTGTTGTTCTCTTTGAGCTGTGGGCGCCTCCGTTCACGACGGCGATGGAGCGCGCGTCGGTATTGGGGCAGCTGACCCTGAACCACGAGCAGCAGCTCCACGCGTTGCTGCCGCGTGGAGGGGCTCGCGCGGGTGACGTTCACGCGGTGCCGGCTCCTGGGGacggagctcgaggcgccgaaggccgcgaggaTGCCGGTGGAAACGCCttgccgccagcgcccgccctgcggccgcgccagcagcgccgccgacagCAGCGCGAACTTGTGCGCCTTCAGCGCACGGAGCAGGGCGAACAGGCCGAGCGAAAGCCGCACGCGCACAAGGCTgagagcgcctcctcgcccgcccaGCCTGCGCGGGGGGCCGGCAAGGCGCCGTGGGCTCCcccggcggtcgccgcgcccgcagcgtcgccgcctttgTCGGTTCCGCCGTTCGACGCCTTGgcctttctgcggcgccacgTGCCCGCTGAGGTCGCGCCCCTGATGCTGGCGATGATTCAGCAGGACCCTGACCGCCGGCCGGCGGCAGATGCTTTGCTAGCAGACGACATTCTCCTCCCGCTGGAGCTCAGCCAGGCGCTGCCCTCCGAGGCAGTGAACCAGTGCGAGAGGAACGTCCTgcgctccttcgccctcgggcacgcggacgcggacACCGAAGACGATGaccctctcctcgctgcgcgccgggagcgccgccgcgggaaggaggcgacaaGCAGTAAGAAGGCACCGTGTGCCACTCCCGGCGAAGGCAAAGCCGATACGGCAGGCAGCAGGCGAGTCCGGGAGTCGTCGCAGCCTGAGGCGGGCGATGCGGACCCCCGTGCCCGCGGTGCAGACccggaggacgaggaggagggcgacgctgAGAAAGGATCCCTGAggtggcgggcgaggagcgcTAGCCACGACGGAGACCAAGCAGGTGGCAAGCAGAAACGAAAAgacgggcgaggcagaggcggcggggggttCGACGGTGACGACGGGGaccgtcttcctcgtctcggcGGAGCGAACGAACGTCACGAGGGAGACtggcagcgcgagaaggacgcccgcggcggggcgcGAAAAGGGCTCCATCCGGACGCGGCCTTGAGGGAGGAGACCGATATCGTCAGCGACTGCGTCAGCGCGCCCTCCAGGGGCATCGGACTCCGAGAGGAGCccaaggagaagaagaaagaaaaaaagaagaagcgagctgcagagcgaggagacgaggtgCGACTCCTCGAGATCGGGAGGACCCGAGGAACTGATGCATCCGAGTCAGGAGACTTTGTTTGCGCGGACGTGGGCGAGTTCGACGTcggcgacgagaggcgcggaggagggagggcggtgaaaaagggagaagaagaccgaAAGGTCGCTTTGAAGACCCTGCCCTCCCAAATGCATCCGTTTAAACTCATCTACGATGTCATTGCCTCTTACCCGTTCTCGAATGAAGCCGTCCAGGTCATGGCCACGCTCTTGAATCGTCacgaggacgaagcggcgCTTCACCAGTTTCTGCTCCTAAAGCGCTCGCTCGCTTCCGAG CACGTTCTGCTCTACCGAATCCAGCAGTTCACGCGGGGCTTGATTCGGCAGCACTGCGCGACGTGTTTCGAACGTCGTGGGGCGACGCAAATGTCCCTTCCAGTTTTTCTTCCGCTCACGGGCAGACTCGCAGGCAGCCTGAGTTCGATCCGTCGGTTGCTGCGGCACTCCAAATTGATTTTCGACCTGAAGGGAAAGCAGGACGACTTGCAGCGGAaagccgacgacgcgcttCAGAAAAAAAAGGGCCTTCTCGGCAAGCGCCTCCCGGCCGGCGCACTCGACTCCGACGGCAAAGGCGGCGGGCTCGATCTGGCGGGCCCCCCGGAGGGCGCGCAACAGAGTGAGGCAGTGGCTCTCGAGCGCAGCACTCCCGAGCTGAACGCAG CGTCGAAGCAACGCGCGACCTCGGGCACCACTCCGTCTTCGTCGGGTTATCCCTCGTCTACGCCGTCTGCGTTCTCGtcgttcttctcctcctcgttttcctccgcggggcacgcggcttcggcggcggcttcgTATGCGCTCTTGGAGAGTCAgggcgtgccgccgccgcacttGTTTGCGACGTCGCTGTTCCGGCCGTTTCTGgtcccgccgcagccgtTTCTGCCGGCGTTTAGCGCGCCTCAGAcctcggcggcgtcctcgttttctttttcgctcCCCTTCGACTGTCTACCGATCCACACGGCtgtggcgccggcggcggcgggagtcTGCACGCCCGACgctggggcggccgcggcggccgcgacagtCGAAGAACTGCTGACGGCCGAGCATTTCTCGTCGCCAGGGAAGGGCGTCGTGTTGCTCTTGGATgccgcagccacgccgcTCATTCTCCCGTTTTCGCTCttccacggcgccgccgccgaggccgccggtaAGGCTGACCACAATGCACACGGGGGGCTGCCCGTTGTGCAGCGCAGGTGGGCGTTCGGGCCGACCTACATCAAGGCGGACTGCATTGGCGGGCGCCCGtcccgcctgccgcccgcgcgcggcccgcgcgaagaccgcgagggcaacgaggacgaggggcgcgccggagagagCCGCAAGTCGAAGAAGAGCGGACGAGAGgtcgacgacgcagcggccgcgtgcggcggcgtcggcatGGCGGGATGCGTGCGCTGCAGGAGGATGAAGATCGGCGCCTCGGGGGACAAAGGCGCGTCGTGCTTCTTCCCGGGCGACGAGAagcgaagcaggcgcgcagcgcgcgggcagGGGAGCAGCGCCCAGCCGtgcaaggcggaggaggacgcatcctggtcgctcgccgcttcctcgaCTTCGTTCGCGCCACACGAAGTCTACGCGGCCCTCTACGACTTGGTTGTCGACCTCGACGCGTTCCGGAACTGGGACGAAGAGTTCGGTGAGTGCTTCGCGGTGTGTGGCGAAGACGCGGTGCCGCCTAGGCGCCGTGGAGAGAAGGACCGCGACCAACTGGAGAGCAAGCATCCCGGCAAGTCGCTCATCCCAGGCGCATTTTTCGACGCCGAAGTCgtcagcgcagccgcggacgtcctcgcgccgctcgcgatggtctccgcggcagacgcagggagTCAGACAGCCGGCacccgcctgctgctggtATGGACGCTCGCCGACCTTCTGCCGACGATTCTGCAGCACCTGATCCTG ATCCCCGAAGACCGGGTGCGCTTCTTCACGAGCTGGCTTCGGGTGCAAGCGAAGAGCGGGACGCTGACGAAGGCGGCTCTCCAGGCGCATCTGCGGGCAGTTTTTCTCTACTCTGACGACAGCGtcgtggcggccgccggcgccgggggcggctgcagcgacttGCTCGCCCCTGCGACCgctgggggcggcgcggccgaggcggacgacggcgcgagcgcgggcgtagaggagggcgagggcggcagcaggagcgccgaagacgaggaacgGATTctccttcagctgctgcagaaagaACGAGACGAAAACTTTGTGCGACAACAAGCTGAAGTCCTGTGGACTCTGCTCGGGATCCACGG cgagacacCGGAAGACACCATCACGAAGCTGGTCGCGTTTGTTCTCTCGATGGACCGCAGCTACGAGGActcgctggcgctcctcGCCCAGAGCGACCCGAGTTTGTCTTCGTTTGAGAAGCATCTTGGGCCGTTGGGGGCGTTTTCGCTggacgggcgcggcgagctggacgacgcgcatgcacagcgGCGGGGTCGCAGCGCTTCccacgacgcgccgctggtcgcctcgttctcctcgctctcctcgcctaTCCtacagcagctgcggctcctgcgggtccagcagcagctcctctcgCAGATCGAGGGCTTCCCCCccgagcagcagcgcttcGACCTGTTCCTGCCGTTTGACACGGCGCAGTACGCCCACGGTCTAGTCTTTTACATCCTCGGGGCTTCGATCGCGCGGGCCGCTTCGACGACtcctggcggcggaggcggcggaggcggagccgccaGTGGCCTCGGCGGTTCCGCGGGGAACCTTGTGAACGCGTCATTTCTGTCGACTTACTCTGCGGGATTTCCGAACGAGAAGACAGCGGctttcgcaggcgcccgcgatgGTGGGCAGGCCgcgtccgcttcctcgctccaCGGTGGCGTGCCgaggggcggcagcgcaaaCCTCGACGGCGGGCGCCCAGGGGCCCCGCACGCCACGCTCCACCACGGGCCCTCAACGCGGCACTCTAAAGCCGGAGGgtcggctgcggcctcgaagcacgcggcgtcgcagcaggcgttgctcgcgctgcgcttcgcctcgcagcaAATGCGCGAAGTCctggcctgcggcggccgctaCGATGCTCTCCTCGAGGAGGTCAGGATGCAGGGCATCGGCGAGGACGGGGACCGCGCCCGGGGCGGGGCCGACCTGGGGCCTGtcgggcgcgaaggcggcgctgcccgcgACAAACGCAGGAGAAACATGTCTGTCTCTGGCGTGGAACTCGCGGCTGAGTGCATAGGAAAGCGGTTGCTTCTCCTGGGGCAGCAGGATCCcacgcgcctcgtcttctccgacGACGTCCACAggagcgcctcgctggccGCGTCCGCTCTCGGCGTGTCGTCACCAGGGTCTGTTGCGTTCCCCTCGCCTTTTTCGCCCTTTGCCTTCCGGGAAGGCGAGCGaacaggcgacgcgcgagcgcaggccgcgctccTGGAGACTGGGGGCGCCTCGGGGGCGGCGTCACTGGCGACGAAGCACGAGGTGAACTCGCACTTGGCTGGGCATccctcgtcctccttcgcctctggcgccgtatcggccgcaggcggcccggcggcgctcgctgccgcaggggGTGAAGGTGCTTtgcacgcgggcgccgggagCCCGTACGATTCGTCGACCTTCCGCGGAAATCTGCGTTCTCAATCCCTCGCCGGCCACTTTGCGCTctccggcgcgacggcgtcggACCAGCGGGAGGGCAGGGCGTCGCTGAGCGCGACCGGGAGTGGCGGGGCCTTCGCgtgcgctgccggcggaggcggggacGGTCGCGAACGCGAGGGCCGCGAGTTCGACGGGCGGAGCTTCGGCAACGTGagtcgcgtgcgcagcaTCTCTGGCGGCCACGAGGAGCGGAAGCTCGCGGGGGTCCTCgagtcggcgcggcgcataGGAGTCAGCCTCAAGCAGCTTTTCTACGGGGCGCCCAAGTGGTCCAACAAACCGGAAGTCCTCATCTGCGTCGTATGCCAGCCTCACCCGGAGCGCGGACAGCTGCTCCCCTCAGCCAGCAAAGCAGGCGGAGATGCCGAGACCAAACAGAGACGAGACGGGGCCAGGGCggaggccttcctcgccacCAAGGCCTAcgagctgcgcatgcggctgctgcgcacggGAGTCACG TGCGAGATCCGCTGGATATCTTCCGCGGAGCGGCAGCGTCTCAAGCGTCCAGTCCGGCGGCAGGCCTGGAACGCCGCGACGCATCGGCCTtcgtccgcaggcgcggcttcgTCACCGAACGCGCCGGCGTCCCGAGACCTTCTCCAATGGATTCTGTTCTtagcgtcgtcggcgtcgtctctgAGCTCCAtggcgccgtccgcgtcgggcgcggggACGCGTGCACCCTCTGTTGCGTCgtcgggcgacggcgaagcccgTGAGCGGCGGGAAGACGCCCAAGCAGCGGTGGCGGACTGCGGAGCGCGCAGCAAGTTGTtcgcgcttctgcaggaGGCTGTGGCGGCGACGGAAGGCCAGCGAatgcccgcgcctcgccccagTCGAGCCGAGGATGACGTCCAACTGGTGAACGACCTTGACCTCCACATACACATCGAGCACctcgctggcgacgacgcgagtCAG gaCTTGCGCTCCGTGGACGACGCTGTGGCTTCCCTGGCGacggccgtcggcgccgtcAGGCCTTgccgaggcgacgctgcagctTCAAACGAGAAGCtaggctgcgcgcgcttgTAG